Proteins from a genomic interval of Deltaproteobacteria bacterium HGW-Deltaproteobacteria-18:
- a CDS encoding hydrophobe/amphiphile efflux-1 family RND transporter — translation MAHFFINRPVFAWVLAIAAMLGGVLAITGLPISQYPPIAPPSVAISATYPGASAKTLEDAVTQVIEQKMKGIDNLDYMSSTSQSSGQAEITLTFKAGTNPDIAQVQVQNKLQLAMSLLPQEVQAQGVQVTKAVRNFVQVLGFVSEDGSMARAQLADYVAANVLDGLSRVEGVGEVTLFGSQHAMRIWLNPDKLHTYSLTPSDVAAAIKAQNAQISAGQLGGLPSVEEQRINFTVSVQDRLQTPEQFRNILLKTNTDGSVVRLGDVAKVELGAENSQIVSRFNGQPAAALAIKLATGANALKTVEAIAEYTASISSTFPAGLKVVEAFDTTPFVRISIEEVVRTLLEAVVLVFLVMYLFLQNFRATLIPTIAVPVVLLGTFGVLAAFGYSINTLTMFAMVLAIGLLVDDAIVVVENVERIMHEDGLSARDATHLSMTQISGALVGIALVLSAVFVPMAFFGGSTGVIYRQFSITVVSAMVLSVLVALILTPALCATMLKPAKPGQGKRGFFGLFNRGFDRTANGYQKLVGSMTRRWGRSLVLYALILAAMMFLFQRLPTGFLPDEDQGILFVQVQLPIGATQDRALDVLERIENHFLEAEKDSVQSLMAVAGFSFAGSGQNTAMCFIRLKDWSMRKSPDLHVKAIAGRAMAAFSQYRDAQVFAFAPPAVMELGNAAGFDFELQDMAGLGHEKLMAARNQLLGMARQHPDLAMVRPNGLDDTPQYRIDIDWNKAGALGLAVSDVTGVIATAWGSSYVNDFLDKGRVKKVIMQGEAPYRMMPEDLARWHVRGKSGQMVPMSSFATAHWTSGSPRLERYNGVPAMQILGAPAPGKSSGQAMATMENLASQLPEGIGFSWTGLSFQERQAGSQTIMLYGLSIIVVFLCLAALYESWSLPASVILVVPIGVVGALAAVSLRGLTNDVYFQVGLLTTMGLAAKNAILIVEFAKSLAESGMDLMTAVVEAARQRLRPILMTSLAFGLGVLPLALNSGAGSGGQNSIGTGVIGGTIASTIIGSLLIPVFFVIVAKLGLSRKEPKKSTTRAIIPGGHPCED, via the coding sequence ATGGCACATTTTTTCATAAATCGACCGGTCTTCGCCTGGGTTCTGGCCATCGCCGCCATGCTTGGCGGCGTGCTGGCCATCACGGGCCTGCCCATATCCCAGTATCCGCCCATCGCCCCGCCTTCCGTGGCCATCAGCGCGACCTACCCCGGCGCGTCGGCCAAGACGCTTGAAGACGCGGTCACGCAGGTCATCGAACAGAAGATGAAGGGCATCGACAATCTGGACTACATGTCCTCGACCAGCCAGTCCTCGGGACAGGCCGAAATCACCCTGACCTTCAAGGCCGGCACCAACCCTGACATTGCCCAGGTGCAGGTCCAGAACAAGCTGCAGCTGGCCATGTCGCTGCTGCCGCAGGAAGTGCAGGCCCAGGGCGTACAGGTCACAAAGGCGGTCAGAAACTTCGTGCAGGTGCTCGGTTTCGTGTCCGAAGACGGCTCCATGGCCAGGGCGCAACTGGCCGACTATGTAGCCGCCAACGTGCTCGACGGCCTGAGCCGTGTGGAAGGGGTCGGCGAGGTCACCCTGTTCGGCTCGCAGCACGCCATGCGCATCTGGCTCAACCCTGACAAGCTGCATACCTACAGCCTCACGCCATCCGACGTTGCCGCCGCCATCAAGGCCCAGAACGCCCAGATTTCGGCCGGACAGCTCGGCGGATTGCCCTCGGTGGAGGAGCAGCGCATCAACTTCACGGTCAGCGTCCAGGACCGTCTGCAGACTCCCGAACAATTCCGGAACATCCTGCTGAAGACGAACACCGACGGATCCGTGGTACGCCTTGGCGACGTCGCCAAGGTGGAACTGGGCGCAGAAAATTCGCAGATCGTCTCCCGCTTCAACGGTCAGCCCGCGGCGGCTCTGGCCATCAAGCTGGCCACCGGCGCAAACGCCCTGAAAACCGTCGAGGCCATCGCCGAATACACAGCCAGCATCAGCTCGACCTTTCCCGCCGGACTGAAGGTTGTGGAAGCCTTCGACACCACTCCCTTCGTGCGCATCTCCATCGAGGAGGTGGTCCGCACCCTGCTTGAAGCCGTCGTGCTGGTCTTTCTGGTCATGTACCTGTTTCTGCAGAACTTTCGGGCCACCCTCATCCCGACCATCGCCGTGCCCGTGGTTCTGCTCGGCACCTTCGGGGTGCTGGCGGCATTCGGCTACTCCATCAATACCCTGACCATGTTCGCCATGGTCCTGGCCATCGGCCTGCTGGTGGACGACGCCATCGTGGTGGTCGAGAACGTGGAGCGCATCATGCACGAGGACGGCCTGTCGGCCAGGGATGCCACTCACCTGTCCATGACCCAGATCTCAGGCGCCCTGGTCGGCATCGCCCTGGTCCTGTCCGCCGTGTTCGTGCCCATGGCCTTCTTCGGCGGCTCCACCGGAGTCATCTACCGTCAGTTCTCCATCACCGTGGTCTCGGCCATGGTCCTCTCGGTCCTGGTGGCCCTGATCCTGACCCCCGCCCTGTGCGCCACCATGCTCAAACCGGCCAAGCCCGGACAGGGCAAGCGAGGCTTCTTCGGCCTTTTCAACCGCGGCTTCGACCGCACGGCAAATGGCTATCAGAAGCTGGTCGGGTCCATGACCCGGCGCTGGGGGCGCTCTCTGGTGCTCTACGCCCTCATCCTTGCAGCCATGATGTTCCTGTTTCAGCGACTGCCCACGGGCTTTCTCCCGGACGAAGACCAGGGCATCCTCTTCGTGCAGGTCCAGCTGCCCATCGGCGCGACCCAGGACCGCGCCCTTGATGTGCTGGAGCGCATCGAGAACCACTTCCTGGAAGCAGAGAAGGACTCTGTGCAATCGCTCATGGCCGTGGCGGGTTTCAGTTTCGCCGGCAGCGGGCAGAACACAGCCATGTGCTTCATACGTCTCAAGGACTGGAGCATGCGCAAGAGCCCCGACTTGCACGTCAAGGCCATCGCCGGACGGGCCATGGCCGCTTTCTCGCAATACCGTGACGCGCAGGTCTTTGCCTTTGCCCCACCGGCGGTGATGGAGCTGGGCAACGCGGCCGGCTTTGACTTCGAGCTTCAGGACATGGCGGGCCTTGGTCACGAAAAGCTCATGGCCGCCCGCAACCAGCTCCTGGGCATGGCCAGGCAGCATCCGGACCTGGCCATGGTCCGCCCCAACGGTCTGGACGACACGCCGCAGTACCGCATCGACATCGACTGGAACAAGGCAGGCGCACTGGGCCTTGCCGTGTCGGATGTGACCGGGGTCATCGCCACGGCCTGGGGCAGTTCCTACGTCAACGACTTCCTGGACAAGGGACGCGTCAAGAAGGTCATCATGCAGGGCGAGGCGCCCTACCGCATGATGCCCGAGGATCTGGCCCGCTGGCATGTGCGCGGCAAATCCGGACAGATGGTGCCCATGTCGAGTTTCGCCACGGCCCACTGGACCTCGGGCTCGCCGCGACTGGAACGCTACAACGGCGTCCCCGCCATGCAGATTCTAGGCGCCCCGGCTCCGGGCAAGAGCTCCGGGCAGGCCATGGCGACCATGGAGAACCTGGCCAGCCAGTTGCCTGAAGGCATAGGCTTCTCCTGGACCGGGCTGTCCTTCCAGGAACGTCAGGCCGGTTCGCAGACCATCATGCTCTACGGCCTCTCCATCATCGTCGTCTTCCTGTGCCTGGCGGCCCTGTACGAGAGCTGGAGTCTGCCCGCATCGGTCATCCTGGTCGTGCCCATCGGCGTCGTCGGCGCCCTGGCCGCCGTCAGCCTGCGCGGCCTGACCAACGACGTCTACTTCCAGGTCGGCCTGCTCACGACCATGGGGCTGGCAGCCAAAAACGCCATCCTCATCGTCGAGTTCGCCAAGAGCCTGGCCGAATCGGGCATGGACCTCATGACCGCGGTGGTCGAGGCGGCACGGCAACGTCTGCGGCCCATCCTCATGACCTCCCTGGCCTTCGGCCTTGGCGTCCTGCCTCTGGCCCTGAACTCCGGCGCGGGTTCGGGCGGTCAGAACTCCATCGGCACGGGCGTCATCGGCGGCACCATTGCATCGACCATCATCGGTTCCCTGCTCATCCCTGTCTTCTTCGTCATTGTGGCCAAGCTGGGACTTTCCCGCAAGGAACCGAAAAAATCGACCACTCGCGCCATCATCCCCGGAGGCCATCCATGCGAAGATTGA